AATCTGGTTCTAGCACTCCGGGTGGGATGTGAGGATAACTGAGAATTCTGGGATTGAGAGTTGGTCTGGCTCTGAAAGGTCTGGGTCGGATGCCAGGGTTAAAATTTCTGCGGTAGAATATTAGGATAAGGCTGAGAGTTACAGGGTGGAGTATTAATCTGGTTTTAGCATTCTGGGATGGCGTGTCCGCCTGGCACTGGGGATTCTGGATTTTACGCTCTCTCAAAATTTTGAGTAGGATGTTAGGCTGGGGCTGAGAATCCTGAGTGGAATATTAAGGGTCTCTGAGAATCCTGGGCTGGGCCACAAAGCACTTTTTAAGGGTCACCAGACAGGCCTAGGCTCCTCTGTCCTTGGAGAGACCCAAGATTCCCGAGTATCTCCTGATCTACAGcctgagggaaactgaggcatctgACGACTCGGGGGTCTGAGAACTGAGTGGTGGGTTTGGAGAGTGTGGGTCCAGGGGGATGTCCCACTGACCGGTCGGCTTCCCGCAGGACGCCCTGCACACGTTCCCCCAGCTGCAAGTGGAGCAGAGCGGGGAGGGCTCccctgaggagggggctgtgcgGCTGCGGCCGGCTGGGGAACCCTACAACCGCAAGACGCTCAGCAAGCTCAAGAGGAGCGTGGTCCGAGCCCAGGTGGGGCCGGGGATGGGTGGGCGGTGTGGGCGCCTGGGGCGAGGTGCGGGCAGTGGGGTGAGGCTTCTGCGCTCCATCTGTCCAGGAGTTCAAAGTTGAGCTGGACAAGTCGGGTTACTACACGCTCTACCACTCACTCCACCACTATAAGTACCACACCTTCCTGCGCTGCCGGGACCAGGTAAGCCCGCCCGCAGCGCCCTGGGGTTCTGCCCCACTGGCCCTGCTCTGGACCCAGGGGTCCAGGCcgccagctcctcctccctcagacccagggatCCAGGCTCctagccccctcctccctcagacccaggggtccagCTCCCAGCCCCCCTTTCCCTGGAATATCGATCCCTAGACCTCCAGGCCCCCTGGTGGCCACCTGCCCCAGCTCCCTGTTTAACGCCCTGCAGACCCTGGCCATCGAGGGCGGTGCTGAGGACCTCGGTCAGGAGGAGGTGGTCCAGCAGTGCATGCGGAACCAGCCGTGGCTGGAGCAGCTCTTCGACTCCTTCAGCGACCTGCTGGCCCAAGCACAGGCCCACAGCCGCTGCGGGTGACCCCGCCCAGCCTGGGGGAGCCACCTCTTCCATGAACGGAGAATTGGGACAGAACTGTGTCCTCAGGAGCTAACCCCCTGGGCCCCATCGCCAGGAAAGGGGGGGGGTCATTGGTCAGGGTGTGTCCATGCTGCCCCCACAGGGCAGGGTTCAAAGTTCgactcctcccctctcccacgccccctccactccctccccagccctcccactGTCCGGTGTACagagaaattatttatatatatgtataaatgtctATTTAGTAACGGTTTCCCTCCCCACCTTGCCCCAATCCTCTCTCCACAGCcacagccccgccccctccacctTGTACATAATGTATAGGAAAAGTCTATGTATGGTTGAGGGGGGCGGGGTGGCTTCAGAGAGCTgggggaccccccaccccccacccccacaggccAAGATCTTTGCTAAAGGCCATTCCCTCCCCAGGGCATTCGGCATCGGGTGGGAGGGGGAAAACGCatcttgttaattatttttaatcttatttattgtACATACCTGGGGcggagggctggggaggtggaggggggagaagggTCCCCTCCCTTTGGCCCTCCCGCTCCTTTTCTACTGCGATTGTCTGTGTctccccccccaccgccccatcCCCTTGTCGTCTGGATGTGGTTCTATTTTTTATCcgtctcctctcccctccccgctctcTAACCCCTCTGCTCCTACCTCCTGACCACCCTttgtctcttgctctttcttgGGCTTCTGTACAACTCAACTTGTATACACTGTGTACACACAACCAGCCAAACGAAAACCCAACAGCAAACACTTTATCGGCTGGCTGGAGTGCCTCTGTCCTGCGGCGTCTGGGCGGGACCCTGGAGCCCCTGGAGCCGCCGGAAGTGGCGGGGCTGGGGTCCGTTGTATGCGTCACATCTCGCTGTGTAGAATCAGCCCGCCCCCCcgaaatttagtgacttaaaacaagaaATGCTTATCCTCTGGTTTCTGAGAATGAGGAACTGGGGAGAGGGTCAGGTGGGTGGTCCCGTCCCAGGGTCTGTTATGAGGGTGCAAAGTCAGCCAGAGCAGCAGTCCTCCGGGGATTGACTGGGGTTGTAGGATCGACTTTCAAGGTGGCTcgcttttactttttaaacattttatttacttatttgagagagtgcgcaAGAGCAGAgtaaagggcagaggaagaagcagactccccgctgagcagggagcccgatccgggactcgatcccaggacccccaggatcatgacctgagctgaaggcagacgctcaactgacggagccacccaggcgccccaaggtggCTCACTTTTAAGGGGTACAGATCGGCTGTGGGCTAGCGGCCTCAGTTCTTTGCCATATGGACACCTTGAATGTCCCCACAACATGGCAGCAGGCTTCCCCCAGGGCAGGGGATCCCAGGGAGAAAGCAGGGAAGAAGCCAGAGAGTTTTCTGTCCTGACACACCATTGCTAATATATACTGTTTGTTGGAAGGGAGTCCTTGAACCCAGTACCCACTCGAAGGGGAATTCAGCTGTGCTTCGAGGAAGGCAAAGCAGAGGAATATTTGGATGTGTTTTTAAACCGCTGTAGGCTGTGGCGGGTGTTGGGAGTTGGCCAGCTTTTTCTTGGCTGCCTAATGTAGACTCGAGGGTGGATCTCTTGTGTTCTTGAACCCTGGAACCACAAGGTCACGACCAAACTGGCCGTTGAGATGTGCATGGATTCCTGTGTCCTGAGACTTGCTGCTCAAAGTGTGATTTGCCGCCCTTGGGAGTGCTGTCTgttgcccacccccacccccccggcaaGAGCCTGTAGAAATGTAGACTCCGGGGCTGAGTCTCAGATCTGTTGAGTCAGAACCCGCTTTTTCATAAAATCCTGGGAGGATTCTAATACTCAAATTTGTGGAGCAGCGTTCTAGAATAAGAGTTAACAATTTGGACGTCAGCCGGAACCCAGCATGTAAGCAGTGAGTAAGCCATTGTCATTCGAGAGTCTGGACCATTGTCAAGAATGGACTATTGGTGTTCTAGAACCCTGGCTTGGGCACTGATGATGGTTGGTCAGTAGGTATTAACGGTAAACCATCCGCATTCTAGATAGATTACCTTCCTGGTGAAATTGAGGAAGGGCCCCCATTGTTCTAGAACCTTGGATATTGTCTAGACTGTCACCAATGTTAATGATTCCAGAGCCCTGGTTTTCCAGTAACACTTAAGGATCTTAATGAGGGAGTCAGAGATGGATGATGGGCTTTCTAGAATTAATGGAGCTCGGAGGCATGAGGATGGCCCTTGGTGTCCTCGAACCGTGGCTTTTGGCATATTGGGCTACAGCCTGTGAGAGGCCTTGGCACAGTCAAGGCTCTGGGCTGGTACGTCGAATTGGAGCCAAAGGTTCCACGATCAGCATTGCCTCGGATAGGAGCTGTGCTATCGGGAGTGGGTGGATTGTTCAGAAGGTGGGCGGCTGGGCAGTCTCTTCCCTTTGGAGGCAGGATAACCTTGTGGTTGGATCTTGGAATTCAACTGCCCAAACTTGAATCTCGGCTCCAGCACTAACCAGGTGAGTTGGATACCAGCCTGTATCCTCAGCTTTGTCGTTTGTAAAGTGGGCTTTTGTCAACATGAAGAAAAACTGAATGTTCGAAGCACTTAGCGCCCATTACCCATGACAGGAGACCCCAAGGGGCTTGTTGGAGATCCAAGAGTTggcagaagggggagagggtggcAAAGATGTTTAAAGAGGGACATTGGAACCCCACGAGCCTGAATTGTCGGCAGGGCCCGCCAGAGCCTCGGGGAGGGCCGGAACCAGAGAGGCGCACACATACCTAGGGACGTGCCAACTAGGCCACGCCAGCCTCTCCACTGTTGCCTGATGAGCTCGGGCTAGGTGGTGCTCACAAAGCATCTGAAAATGGCCTGCCAGTTGTCGTGTGGGTTTGTATGTATGCCTTTTCCCGGGGGTAAGTGGTAGCTTTCGTCACCTCTGCAAGGTGCATCGTTGTCCTTAAAGAAGCAGGGTATCCTAGGCAAGAATGTGGCCCCAATAGACAATGCAGAAGAGACTAAGGCCTCCTGCTAGGGCAGTGTTGACAGGGGGCGACATTGGCATGGCACTCCACTGACTCGCCAGAGTGCCTCACCTCTCTGGCTGGGGTTAGGTGGAGAGGTCAGACCTCGTCTGGAAAGCGATAGAAcctgcccccccttcccttcctgtccAGTAGGGGTTGGGCCTCTGGTGAGCAGAGGTCCTGAGGCTAGAGGGAGTGAACCTGCAGCACAATACAGCGGAGCCATGCTTATTCCCAGGGCGGAAGGTTGAACGCAGGCCAAGGATTCTGTGATAATGAAACCCGGAAAGGGATATTTAGCTAATCATTGTTCTAATCTGGAATACAGAGGGACATTCATGGttctggggcaggaggagaacaGTGGGGCCTCCGTCCCTGCTACAGAGCACTTAGTGTACTCCAAACGCCGTCTGTCTTCTGGGTGCAGACTGGTTCCTAAAGGCCTCTCGGAAGTAGCTCTGTGATCACCCCCATTCTACAGCTGAGAAGACAGAGGCGCTTGCCCAACGGCACTTGACTGAGGGCTGCAAAGCGATGGCTGCCAGGGGCCATCATCTACCCTtgaaccaggaagtgggttcTGGGGTGGGTGTGAGGGGAGCCATTTGGGACCAAGGGTCCAGAGATTCTGTCCGAACGTAGCAGACGTGGGGGTAGGAGGAATAGATCTTTGATGGTGACAGAAGTGCAGATCAAAGTTCTGAGGCATGGGGACTGAGGCCAAGATTTCTGGCCTGCTGCGCTGACTAGGTGTTGGGGTTCAGCAACGCCTGTTAGGCTTAGAAGATGGGCAAGGGGTGGTCTCCCAGTCTGGTGCCAGCCTTCCAGGTTAGCAAATAGACTGCAGAATTGGGGGTCCTGGGTGAAATATGGGGGAATCCAAGGGTTCCCAGACAAGCCAGTTAGCAACTATTTGGGGGTGGCCTTAAGATGACCCACACACACTTCAGCCCTTCCCAGGAGAAAGGCTCAGATGCAATGTGTCTACATTGGCCACAAGTTGGATTAAGGGTTTGGACTCAGATATCAGCCCAATTGGGAACTTTCTGGAAATGAGAACTTGCCAGCCAGCTGCTTGGACGCCATTCCGCCcacctgtcccttctccctcctgtaGCTAAAAGGTTTTTCTCAATATATattggaggtgggagggggtagGCAGGGGTTGTAGCAGCGGCCTTTTTCCAAGATCCTGGAGCCTTCTGGAACAGCACTatccaataaatttaaaaagccacatgTAGCTTCTGGCTACCTTACTGAACAGTGCAGTTCTAGAACTTtccagcaaagaagaaaaaattttttttagatgttaaaCCCCATCCCAGCAAAATGCCCACCCAAATACAAACGGGCAGAATGGCCCCTGTTGGAAGGTGAAGCAGGGGTCTAGACACCTGGCTTGGCTCCTCTGGTCCcagcccactcccctccccaccaaggaAAGAGTTCTAGATCCGATGGTGGTAGGTGGAGTGAGGCTTTTACCTGTGTGCGCCCTGAGTTCACCCACCGCCCCGGAGcccttttcccttttcaaaaagcACTTTCTGACATTGGCAGTGACGTTTATTTccctgggggtggagaggggagtTATATACAGCAGTGACCCGGATGCCCGGGAGCCCCTCACCCCAACAAGGGGcttgggtggggaagggaggcgTTGGCAGAAGGCACACAGTGGCGATGTCCTGGAGGAGGCCAGGAATTCTGGATGGGGGTGTAGTGTATCCTGGGAGACCCAGATGGGGAAACAGCCTTGGTGAGGGCAGCTGGTCCCGAGAGCTCGTTCCCGAGCTCCTCTCGTACCCCCCGGGCTACAGGAGGACGCAGGGACAGCCTCCGTCTTTCTTCCTGGGGGCACTGGGTGGGCTGGGCGGCAGCTCTTGTTCCTGATACTTCCTGTGGGAGGAAGCTGCTGAGTTTGGGTCATAGGGGCTGGGGACAAGGACACCGGGAAGGGCACACTGCTCACCTGACGGCCCGCACCAGCTGCTCGAAGGCCTCATCCACATTGAGGCGCAATTTGGCCGAGGCCTCGAAGTAGGCCACATGGTGGGAGgcgccaaaggcagaggcttcagatcggggcacctgggagggGGCCAGTGGGAGGAGTCAGGTGTCTGCACTCAGGGTGGGGCCCAACcgtgggagggaggcagacacaCTATATACTCTGATGGGGGTGACATAGTGTGGGggtaaagggaaggggaaaaattGCAAGGAGATCATGGGGAACATGCCAAGAGGGCTCGGCACCATTAAGTAAGGAATCAGTTAAGGAATCATTAAGTAAGGAATTCATAGACGTTTGCCTTTCCGAACATCAGATGACTGAGTTCCTCCTGCAGAAAAGTCAGGGTGTTCCCTGCAGGGGCCTGAGCAAAGCTTGGAAGGCTGGAAACCCCCAAAGGCTTAATCCGAAAGTTGAGTTCTGTGTGGAAATCACAGAGTCTCTGTGTGTaggaagtggtgagagcagagaAAGG
This genomic window from Ursus arctos isolate Adak ecotype North America unplaced genomic scaffold, UrsArc2.0 scaffold_19, whole genome shotgun sequence contains:
- the RRAS gene encoding ras-related protein R-Ras isoform X2, yielding MREQYMRAGHGFLLVFAINDRQSFNEVGKLFTQILRVKDRDDFPIVLVGNKADLETQRQVPRSEASAFGASHHVAYFEASAKLRLNVDEAFEQLVRAVRKYQEQELPPSPPSAPRKKDGGCPCVLL